Proteins co-encoded in one Brassica oleracea var. oleracea cultivar TO1000 chromosome C4, BOL, whole genome shotgun sequence genomic window:
- the LOC106337503 gene encoding cytochrome P450 734A1, producing the protein MEDESSNWLIPKVLLLSVILSLVIVKGMSLLWWRPRKIEEHFSKQGIRGPPYQFFIGNVKELVGMMLKASTHPMPFSHNILPRVLSFYHHWRKIYGATFLVWFGPTSRLTVADPDLIREIFSKSEFYEKNEAHPLVKQLEGDGLLSLKGEKWAHHRKIISPTFHMENLKLLIPVVLKSVTEMVEKWSGKLSETGEVEVDVYEWYQNLTEDVISRTAFGSSYEDGRAIFRLQAQQMILCAEAFQKVFIPGYSFFPTKGNLKSWKLEKEIRKSLLRLIEWRRKSKESKELGLEPAASAKDLLALMIQAKNVTVQDIVEECKSFFFAGKQTTSNLLTWTTILLAMHPEWQAKARDEVLRVCGSRDVPTKDHVVKLKTLGMILNESLRLYPPIVATIRRAKSDVELGGYKIPCGTELLIPIIAVHHDQAIWGNDVNEFNPDRFANGVPRAAKHPVGFIPFGLGARTCIGQNLAILQAKLTLAIMIQRFTFHLAPTYQHAPTVLMLLYPQHGAPITFRKLNSCEDR; encoded by the exons ATGGAGGACGAAAGTAGCAACTGGTTGATTCCAAAGGTTCTCCTTTTGTCTGTAATCCTTAGTCTTGTAATTGTGAAAGGCATGTCTCTGCTTTGGTGGAGACCCAGAAAGATCGAAGAACATTTCTCAAAACAGGGAATTCGAGGTCCTCCCTATCAATTCTTCATCGGTAATGTTAAAGAACTTGTTGGCATGATGCTTAAAGCTTCTACTCATCCTATGCCTTTCTCTCACAATATCCTTCCAAGAGTTCTCTCTTTCTACCATCACTGGAGGAAAATCTATG GTGCTACGTTTTTGGTATGGTTCGGGCCAACTTCCCGGTTAACGGTGGCGGATCCGGATCTGATCCGAGAAATATTTTCAAAGTCTGAGTTCTATGAGAAGAACGAAGCTCACCCTTTGGTTAAACAGCTCGAAGGCGATGGACTTCTTAGCCTCAAAGGAGAAAAATGGGCTCATCATCGCAAAATCATTAGCCCCACATTTCATATGGAGAATCTCAAA CTGCTTATACCTGTGGTGTTGAAAAGCGTGACGGAGATGGTGGAGAAATGGTCGGGGAAGCTATCAGAAACTGGCGAAGTTGAGGTCGATGTGTATGAGTGGTATCAAAATTTGACCGAAGATGTTATAAGCAGAACAGCTTTTGGAAGTAGCTATGAAGATGGCCGAGCGATATTTAGACTACAAGCTCAACAGATGATTCTTTGCGCGGAAGCTTTCCAGAAAGTCTTCATCCCTGGTTACAG TTTCTTTCCGACGAAAGGAAATTTGAAATCTTGGAAGTTAGAAAAGGAGATAAGGAAGTCTTTGTTGAGACTAATAGAGTGGCGGAGAAAGAGCAAAGAAAGTAAGGAGCTGGGGCTGGAGCCGGCAGCGTCGGCGAAGGATTTGTTGGCTTTAATGATTCAGGCGAAAAATGTGACGGTGCAGGACATTGTGGAGGAGTGTAAAAGCTTCTTTTTCGCCGGAAAACAAACAACATCCAATCTGCTGACGTGGACGACCATCTTGCTAGCCATGCACCCGGAGTGGCAGGCCAAAGCACGTGATGAGGTCCTCAGGGTCTGCGGCTCACGTGATGTCCCCACTAAAGACCATGTCGTTAAGCTCAAAACG TTGGGCATGATTCTGAACGAGTCCCTAAGGCTGTATCCACCAATTGTAGCGACAATCAGACGCGCAAAATCGGATGTTGAGCTAGGAGGGTACAAAATCCCATGTGGCACGGAGCTTCTGATCCCAATCATAGCTGTCCATCACGATCAAGCAATTTGGGGTAACGACGTAAACGAATTCAATCCAGATCGATTCGCAAACGGAGTGCCTCGTGCTGCGAAACATCCTGTTGGGTTCATACCATTCGGTCTTGGAGCTCGTACGTGCATCGGTCAGAATCTTGCCATTCTTCAAGCCAAACTGACCCTTGCTATAATGATCCAACGCTTCACTTTTCACTTGGCCCCTACTTACCAACACGCACCTACCGTCCTCATGTTGCTCTATCCTCAGCACGGTGCACCGATCACTTTCCGGAAGTTGAACAGTTGCGAGGATCGCTAA